Proteins found in one Crassostrea angulata isolate pt1a10 chromosome 3, ASM2561291v2, whole genome shotgun sequence genomic segment:
- the LOC128178433 gene encoding uncharacterized protein LOC128178433 produces the protein MKAITFHRCFFVLIVAGFFATEKASTCKEDLVDAVTDDKLTASSIYNGDYSADKARLSSSGWSPDPLEGDPWIQVDFGRTFTIMAVVTKGLNFSNLIEYVKKYRVKYSNTGSTWNTVQIGTTNEFIANSDTTTPVTNILPSPVVARYIRLYPTEHYMFRSLRFDVIGCEANVVTTTSSLFAVRPTTTLTAQTAITSLFSGTNWISSANTNTTLSTAHDSITMTTQNRSRRIVDTTVLSSPTTSKTSNTQASTITLHSQDTSTNSGIPLTTTTLLPPTTSTTSRIPPATTTLSPPTTSTTSRIPPATTTLSPPTTSTTSSIPPATTTLSPPTTSTTSRIPTTTMAMSSPITTNISSTSDIHSTLSSESTVFYTTQAGLCTCNCAQTSFTMTPEEVQARIENIVQNLSISKKTTSKYLRSKISAHDTRPEVVYVGSVAIALLCMFASFIVLPDLCTLLRFLFSAL, from the exons cCTCGACTTGCAAAGAGGATTTGGTGGACGCGGTGACTGATGATAAACTAACCGCCTCCAGCATTTATAACGGTGATTATAGCGCCGACAAAGCAAGACTGTCCAGTAGTGGGTGGAGTCCAGATCCATTAGAGGGTGATCCATGGATACAG gtCGATTTTGGACGGACTTTCACCATTATGGCTGTAGTAACAAAAGGATTGAACTTCAGCAATCTCATTGAATATGTGAAGAAGTACAGAGTTAAATACAGTAACACGGGCTCTACTTGGAACACGGTGCAAATCGGCACAACCAAT GAATTCATCGCCAATTCAGACACAACGACTCCAGTTACTAACATTCTACCAAGTCCAGTTGTTGCTCGCTACATTCGCCTGTACCCAACTGAGCATTACATGTTCCGCAGTCTACGTTTTGATGTCATTGGTTGTGAAGCAAATG tggTTACAACAACTTCTTCCTTGTTTGCTGTGCGACCGACTACCACTTTAACTGCGCAAACTGCTATCACGTCTTTGTTTTCAGGAACTAATTGGATTTCTTCAGCAAACACTAACACCACATTGTCTACAGCACATGATTCAATTACCATGACAACGCAAAACAGAAGTCGCCGGATTGTCGATACGACGGTTTTATCTTCACCAACCACTTCTAAAACTTCGAATACACAAGCTTCTACAATTACGTTGCATTCACAAGATACTTCTACCAACTCGGGTATACCACTCACTACCACGACGTTGTTGCCACCAACCACTTCCACCACTTCGAGAATACCACCAGCTACCACGACGTTGTCGCCACCAACCACTTCTACCACTTCGAGAATACCACCAGCTACCACGACGTTGTCGCCCCCAACCACTTCTACCACTTCGAGTATACCACCCGCTACCACGACGTTGTCGCCACCAACCACTTCCACCACTTCGAGAATTCCAACCACTACCATGGCTATGTCTTCACCAATAACTACTAATATTTCGAGTACATCAGACATTCATAGCACTTTGTCATCTGAGTCGACAGTATTCTACACTACTCAAGCTggactatgtacatgtaactgtgCTCAGACCAGCTTTACAATGACACCAGAGGAAGTTCAGGCAAGAATTGAAAACATTGTACAGAATTTATCAATCTCAAAAAAGACGACATCAAAATACCTAAGAAGCAAAATATCGGCACATGATACAAGACCAGAGGTGGTCTATGTTGGATCTGTTGCCATAGCATTATTATGTATGTTCGCCAGCTTCATTGTTCTACCTGATCTATGTACACtgttaagatttttattttcagcgctataa
- the LOC128176997 gene encoding uncharacterized protein F54H12.2-like: protein MMHRESCACGMDSLELFKTSPTNVTLEDSKWMEYYPISSTLQSDTAPIEFEIKGQGDEYIDLSQTYLQMVCKFTKDDGTNLTGDHSTSTPVNNILHSLFTEIDVSLNGKIITPGTDTYPYKAYFEKLLSYQPRTLETQMKACSLWVKDTAGHMDDLKYAAATQAKTAFAVADDEVNIDATQLALTYPNESKNDGLRERHKAIDASKKIVLMDRLHIDLFQQEKFLPNGVDVRLRFNRAKPQFYMMTAALSSGKVSIQSIVMWVRKIKPTPAIQNAINQRLNSETVKYPLRRVEVKTFTIATGSQSKITDHLFQGQMPKRVLLGFVENAAFNGDATKNPFNFKHENIKKLEISINGETMTTRPFEPDFANDQYLRSYLSLYQGLGKLGGDWAPDITLEEYKNGYTLWCVDFTKDQEAQLEKFHLIETGNLRIEVQFSNNLVQTLNCVVYAEFDNLLEINKQREVNIDY, encoded by the coding sequence ATGATGCATAGAGAGTCTTGTGCCTGTGGGATGGACAGTTTAGAACTGTTTAAAACCTCGCCTACGAATGTTACTTTAGAAGATTCGAAATGGATGGAATATTACCCTATATCCAGTACCCTCCAATCGGACACGGCCCCCATTGAATTTGAAATCAAGGGTCAAGGAGATGAATACATTGATCTCTCACAAACTTATCTCCAAATGGTGTGTAAATTCACCAAAGACGACGGGACTAATTTGACGGGAGACCATAGTACTTCGACTCCCGTTAATAACATCTTACATTCATTGTTCACGGAAATCGATGTGAGTCTCAATGGGAAAATCATTACCCCGGGAACGGACACCTATCCCTACAAAGCCTACTTTGAGAAATTACTATCTTATCAACCCAGAACATTAGAGACTCAGATGAAAGCCTGTAGTTTGTGGGTCAAAGATACCGCTGGACACATGGATGATCTCAAGTATGCCGCCGCCACTCAAGCAAAAACTGCTTTTGCTGTCGCAGATGATGAGGTGAACATCGATGCGACACAATTAGCCTTGACCTACCCCAATGAGTCTAAGAATGACGGATTGAGAGAACGCCACAAGGCTATAGACGCTAGCAAAAAGATCGTGTTGATGGATCGTTTACACATAGATTTGTTTCAACAAGAGAAATTTCTGCCTAATGGGGTAGATGTGCGCCTCCGATTTAATAGAGCGAAACCCCAATTCTACATGATGACAGCCGCCTTGAGTAGTGGTAAAGTTTCTATTCAAAGTATCGTGATGTGggtgagaaaaatcaaacctaCCCCTGCCATACAGAATGCCATCAATCAGCGCTTGAATTCAGAGACAGTTAAATATCCGCTGAGAAGAGTAGAAGTGAAAACCTTTACGATCGCCACGGGGTCACAATCAAAAATCACCGATCATCTGTTTCAAGGACAAATGCCTAAACGTGTTCTCTTAGGCTTTGTAGAAAATGCCGCTTTCAACGGAGATGCTActaaaaatccttttaattttaaacacgAGAACATTAAGAAATTAGAAATAAGTATCAACGGAGAAACCATGACCACTCGACCCTTTGAGCCCGATTTTGCAAATGATCAGTACCTAAGATCTTATTTGAGTCTGTATCAAGGGCTGGGGAAATTGGGAGGAGACTGGGCCCCGGACATTACCCTGGAAGAGTATAAAAACGGGTACACGCTCTGGTGTGTGGATTTTACGAAAGATCAAGAAGCTCAACTAGAGAAATTTCATCTAATTGAAACTGGAAACTTGAGAATAGAAGTTCAATTTTCAAACAACTTAGTTCAGACTTTAAATTGTGTGGTCTATGCCGAATTCGACAATTTGCTGGAAATCAACAAACAGAGAGAAGTCAACATTgattactaa
- the LOC128178551 gene encoding discoidin, CUB and LCCL domain-containing protein 2-like — MAPRTQTQNYVVLFAALLFAVNKASACSEFLVENVSDDRLTASSILNVSFSADKARLGSTGWVPDPNIHTHPWIQVDFGQSVTIMAVVTKGFVSEYYNGYVTKYMVGYSNTTSSWNTVEDSTTHEFIGNSDHTAAVTNALPAPIVVRYLRLYPISFLNLEILRLDVIGCSGATDNSLTLNAQTNTTVSSAQPLSTTLSTSATPNASTILNISTRDVNVSSLSTSGTHTTTTISLSSESTPTTSRTLASTLFNSSGTNLCTCACRTQTNVSLTPREVQTKIENIVQNLTVSKEKTSKFIRSKISAQDKRPEVVYVGSVAVALLCLMVGLVVLPDVCTVVRFFYSMLNK; from the exons ATGGCACCCCGGACTCAGACTCAAAATTACGTTGTATTGTTTGCGGCACTGTTGTTTGCAGTTAATAAAG CTTCGGCGTGCAGCGAGTTTTTGGTTGAGAATGTAAGCGATGATAGATTAACGGCCTCCAGTATATTGAATGTGTCGTTTTCTGCCGACAAAGCAAGACTTGGTAGCACTGGGTGGGTTCCTGATCCTAATATACATACCCATCCATGGATACAG GTCGACTTTGGACAATCTGTTACCATAATGGCTGTAGTGACGAAAGGATTTGTATCCGAGTACTACAACGGATACGTTACGAAATACATGGTGGGGTACAGTAACACAACCTCAAGCTGGAACACGGTGGAAGACAGCACCACCCAT GAGTTCATCGGGAATTCAGACCACACGGCAGCAGTGACTAACGCTCTTCCAGCTCCTATTGTTGTCCGCTATCTTCGCCTCTACCCAATATCGTTCTTAAACCTCGAAATCCTTCGACTAGATGTGATTGGTTGTTCTG GTGCTACGGATAATTCTCTAACTTTAAATGCGCAAACGAATACTACTGTTTCATCGGCGCAGCCTTTATCTACCACTTTGAGTACATCAGCCACTCCCAATGCCTCAACCATTTTGAATATATCTACCAGAGACGTCAATGTATCTTCGTTATCCACTTCGGGTACACACACCACTACCACTATTTCTTTGTCTTCAGAATCAACTCCCACCACCTCTCGCACGCTTGCGTCGACTTTATTCAACAGTTCTGGGACTAATCTTTGCACATGTGCTTGTCGTACCCAAACCAATGTTTCCTTGACACCAAGGGAAGTGCAgacaaaaatagaaaacataGTACAAAATCTAACAGTCTCAAAGGAGAAGACATCCAAATTTATCAGAAGCAAGATATCAGCACAGGATAAACGACCAGAGGTTGTGTATGTTGGATCTGTGGCTGTAGCACTTTTATGTTTAATGGTCGGGCTTGTTGTTTTACCGGACGTCTGTACtgtggtccgatttttttattcaatgctAAACAAgtag
- the LOC128176999 gene encoding uncharacterized protein LOC128176999, producing MDVTSLYTNIPHDEGIEACREVWDSRTIQQPSTESLLELLEHVLKLNNFMFNGEHYIQISGTAMGTKMAPSYANTFMGRFERNLLLRAPFKPLSWLRFIDDIEMKWVENRDCLNDFITFANSFHNSIKFTVDISSSKNVFLDTTSTLEDGEIKFSLHTKPTDSHLYLTPSSCHPPHTLRGIPKGLTTRIRRICSSNEIFEEQSRILKSHLCNRGYKAHTVQSAIDEITTKDRKPLLQYKEKTDKSRVPLVTTYHPALKNLNSILRNNLPILYTNERMADLFKDPPMAAFKRPRNLKDMVVRARLDNPLPNGGFKTCSDARCLLCKHSTDADSFKSPITGCTYKIFGNTSCRTDNCIYLISCKVCSKQYVGETGDLRRRINNHRSTIKTKKVKEPAGEHFNTSGHKWEDMTVLVIDHNPHWTDAERKSKEKFWMHRLKSFRPDGMNKQMDFTKVNVS from the coding sequence ATGGACGTCACGTCCTTGTACACAAATATTCCTCACGATGAAGGTATCGAGGCCTGCAGGGAGGTATGGGACAGTAGAACGATTCAGCAGCCGTCAACCGAATCTCTACTCGAGCTCCTTGAACATGTTCTCAAGCTAAACAATTTCATGTTTAATGGCGAACATTACATACAAATAAGTGGCACAGCTATGGGCACCAAAATGGCTCCCTCTTACGCCAATACATTTATGGGAAGATTTGAACGCAACCTCCTTCTCAGAGCTCCTTTCAAACCTTTGAGCTGGTTGCGGTTCATTGATGATATTGAGATGAAATGGGTCGAAAACCGAGACTGCCTAAATGACTTCATCACCTTTGCCAACTCCTTCCACAATTCGATTAAGTTCACAGTGGACATATCTAGttccaaaaatgtatttttggatACTACATCCACCTTGgaagatggtgaaataaaattcagtctcCATACCAAACCCACTGATTCTCACCTCTACCTCACGCCATCGAGTTGCCACCCTCCCCATACTTTAAGAGGAATTCCTAAAGGATTAACAACCCGAATCAGACGAATCTGTTCTTCTAATGAAATCTTTGAAGAACAGAGCAGAATTTTAAAATCCCATCTGTGTAATCGAGGCTACAAAGCCCACACAGTTCAATCTGCAATTGATGAGATTACCACAAAAGACAGGAAACCCCTTTTACAATACAAAGAGAAAACAGACAAAAGCAGGGTTCCACTTGTCACTACATATCACCCCGCCCTTAAGAACCTCAACAGCATCCTTAGAAATAATCTGCCCATCCTTTACACTAACGAAAGAATGGCTGATCTTTTCAAGGATCCACCGATGGCTGCGTTTAAACGCCCGAGGAACTTAAAGGACATGGTAGTGAGGGCAAGATTAGACAACCCATTGCCAAATGGTGGTTTTAAAACTTGTTCCGATGCCAGATGCCTTTTGTGCAAACACAGCACCGACGCGGACAGTTTTAAAAGCCCCATCACGGGTTGCACCTACAAGATATTTGGTAACACTTCTTGCCGTACAGACAACTGCATCTATCTCATCAGTTGCAAAGTCTGCTCTAAGCAATACGTTGGTGAAACAGGTGACCTCCGCAGAAGGATCAATAACCACCGCTCTACCATAAAGACCAAAAAAGTCAAGGAGCCCGCCGGAGAACATTTTAATACAAGTGGCCACAAATGGGAAGACATGACAGTATTGGTTATTGACCATAATCCTCATTGGACAGACGCGGAGAGGAAAAGCAAGGAAAAGTTCTGGATGCATAGACTCAAATCATTCAGACCTGATGGcatgaacaaacaaatggaCTTCACTAAAGTGAACGTCTCATAG
- the LOC128176998 gene encoding baculoviral IAP repeat-containing protein 3-like codes for MTSTVDSVINALEMDSCPDPPRTDNTRIAGTAGGFSAADSCSNRVRSDNTRIASAAGFSMSYPNAQSNRKDSPFYSLLDVRHIPPPPPPPTMPHIWQYPEYRTFASRYATFQNWPKYLRGPSKTDLARAGFIYTQYGDRVTCFCCGMTLSEWEPVDDAYREHLRWSRYCHFAQTVGSM; via the coding sequence ATGACTTCGACCGTAGACAGTGTGATCAATGCTCTAGAGATGGATTCCTGTCCCGATCCTCCGCGGACTGACAATACAAGAATTGCTGGTACTGCTGGTGGTTTTTCTGCGGCGGATTCCTGTTCCAATCGTGTGCGGAGTGACAATACAAGAATTGCCAGTGCTGCTGGTTTTAGCATGAGTTATCCAAATGCTCAGTCAAATAGGAAGGATTCGCCATTTTACTCGCTTTTGGATGTGAGGCACataccaccaccaccaccaccacctaCAATGCCGCATATTTGGCAATATCCGGAGTACCGAACCTTTGCCTCTAGGTATGCAACGTTTCAAAACTGGCCAAAATACTTAAGGGGACCCAGCAAAACAGACTTGGCGCGAGCAGGATTCATCTACACTCAGTATGGCGATAGAGTGACCTGTTTTTGTTGTGGAATGACATTGAGTGAATGGGAACCAGTGGACGACGCCTATCGAGAACATCTACGCTGGTCCagatattgtcattttgctCAAACGGTGGGTAGCATGTAA